The following proteins come from a genomic window of Paenibacillus swuensis:
- a CDS encoding MFS transporter has product MSTAQVTLPSGLPPSGANLKPQAAPNTMFTILFAISFVHLMNDMIQGVVPAMYPILQQSLKLSLSQIGFIGFTFNVTSSLLQPLIGAYTDKRPMPYILPIGTLFSMAGVVGLAYASSYEMILLFVAIIGIGSAIMHPESSRVAHMAAGPRRGMAQSIFQVGGNAGHAFAPLIAAFILVPLGIRGAVWFGFAAAIAFVLQTYVAKWYASSLDRRIKKAKASGNGEGLVRSRKALIFSMGLLVLLLFSKNIYLAGMSNYYSFYLIDRFQLSIENAQYFVFVLLASGAIGVFIGGPLADRFGRKNMILFSILAPAPITIALPYLNLVGATLCTIAIGLILYSAFSIIVVYAQELMPGKVGLVSGLFFGLSFGLGGIGAALLGNLADATSIEYMFKVTSYLPLLGLAAVFLPSDRKKGTVAA; this is encoded by the coding sequence ATGTCAACCGCGCAAGTTACTCTACCTTCAGGGTTGCCGCCGTCCGGTGCCAATCTCAAACCGCAAGCAGCTCCGAATACGATGTTCACCATTCTGTTCGCGATCAGCTTCGTACATTTAATGAACGATATGATACAGGGTGTTGTGCCCGCCATGTATCCCATTCTTCAACAATCGCTGAAGCTCTCCCTGTCCCAGATCGGGTTTATCGGGTTCACATTCAACGTGACCTCATCGCTTCTGCAGCCCCTGATCGGCGCTTATACCGACAAACGTCCGATGCCCTATATTTTGCCCATCGGCACGCTGTTCTCCATGGCTGGAGTGGTAGGATTGGCTTACGCCTCTTCGTATGAGATGATCCTGCTATTTGTGGCCATTATAGGCATCGGCTCGGCTATTATGCATCCCGAGTCTTCCAGAGTCGCGCATATGGCCGCGGGACCCCGCAGAGGTATGGCGCAGTCGATCTTTCAAGTTGGCGGGAATGCCGGGCATGCCTTCGCACCGTTGATTGCGGCTTTTATCCTTGTTCCGCTGGGGATCCGGGGCGCCGTATGGTTCGGGTTCGCGGCTGCCATTGCCTTTGTGCTGCAAACCTATGTAGCCAAGTGGTACGCTTCCTCGCTGGACCGCCGAATCAAAAAAGCCAAAGCCTCCGGAAACGGAGAAGGTCTGGTTCGGAGCCGTAAGGCCTTAATATTCAGCATGGGACTCTTGGTGCTGCTCCTGTTCTCGAAGAACATTTATCTGGCGGGCATGAGCAATTATTACAGCTTTTATCTTATCGACCGTTTTCAACTGAGCATTGAGAATGCCCAATATTTTGTATTCGTTCTGCTGGCTTCAGGAGCCATCGGCGTGTTTATCGGCGGTCCGCTCGCGGATCGATTCGGAAGAAAGAATATGATTCTTTTCTCCATTCTGGCGCCCGCCCCGATTACCATTGCTCTGCCTTATCTGAATTTGGTCGGCGCTACGTTATGCACCATAGCGATCGGACTCATTCTGTATTCCGCATTCTCCATCATTGTCGTTTACGCGCAAGAACTGATGCCCGGGAAAGTTGGACTTGTTTCCGGTCTGTTCTTCGGCTTATCGTTCGGGCTGGGAGGCATCGGCGCCGCGTTGCTGGGCAACCTCGCCGATGCGACCTCCATTGAGTACATGTTCAAAGTCACGTCTTATCTTCCGTTGTTGGGGCTTGCCGCTGTCTTCTTGCCTAGTGACAGGAAGAAGGGCACCGTCGCCGCTTAA
- a CDS encoding sialidase family protein, which translates to MGINVNITANLPGAHQEPSIAVNQLNPKIMAVVATDTGTGVARTGLYRSTDGGLTWITGLLPLPAGFGGAEAASIDYTFPNRFIVIVHAFNNFADGSIFVYVSDDNGVTWTDPIVVAQGFGFDLHNDEPYIAFDRTSASPYRGYAYATYTPLYDIEYSVGNSGIFFRRSVDGGFNWLTPIRISSVRGYTDRASIAVGVSGEVYVGYIRTGPTMPQFFVRISYDGGATFFPDPTFRGAIGISSVVLPPTPLPVPGYQFRVLTIASLAADVSATPTAGNVYAAWQDFRKGYSEILFCRSPDGQLWSEPVTISHGVPFSQSFQPSITVAPATGKIYCIYYTNVSNGFLLDCYVAESTDGGNSFINRRVSLQSFNPVIAPPINLLADYITARTTAPETLAAVWTDTRTGKQDVFFGT; encoded by the coding sequence ATGGGAATCAATGTGAACATCACGGCCAACTTGCCGGGGGCTCATCAGGAACCCTCGATCGCCGTCAACCAGTTGAATCCGAAAATTATGGCCGTGGTTGCCACCGACACCGGCACCGGTGTGGCGCGCACCGGTCTGTATCGATCCACGGACGGGGGATTGACCTGGATTACGGGACTGCTGCCTTTACCAGCAGGATTTGGAGGGGCGGAAGCGGCTTCAATCGATTATACGTTTCCGAATCGGTTTATTGTCATTGTTCATGCGTTTAACAACTTTGCGGACGGTTCCATCTTCGTCTATGTATCGGATGACAACGGCGTTACCTGGACGGATCCTATTGTTGTTGCGCAAGGGTTCGGATTCGATTTGCACAACGATGAACCCTATATCGCATTTGACCGTACCTCGGCCAGCCCCTACAGGGGATATGCCTACGCCACGTACACGCCGTTGTATGATATTGAGTACAGTGTGGGTAATTCCGGGATATTCTTTCGAAGATCCGTGGACGGGGGCTTTAACTGGCTGACGCCGATCAGAATTTCCAGTGTCAGAGGTTACACCGACAGAGCCTCGATCGCAGTAGGCGTCAGCGGCGAAGTTTATGTCGGCTATATTCGAACAGGTCCGACGATGCCGCAATTTTTTGTGCGCATATCGTATGACGGCGGAGCTACATTCTTTCCGGATCCTACGTTTCGGGGAGCCATTGGTATATCAAGCGTTGTCCTTCCGCCCACACCGTTGCCTGTACCCGGCTATCAATTCCGGGTGCTGACGATTGCCAGTCTTGCCGCCGATGTCTCGGCAACCCCGACGGCAGGCAATGTGTATGCCGCTTGGCAGGATTTCCGCAAAGGGTATTCGGAAATTCTGTTCTGCCGTTCCCCGGACGGACAGCTTTGGAGCGAACCTGTAACGATCTCGCACGGAGTCCCTTTCTCGCAGAGCTTTCAACCCTCCATTACCGTGGCACCCGCGACAGGCAAAATATACTGCATTTATTACACCAACGTTTCCAACGGTTTTCTGTTGGACTGCTATGTCGCCGAATCCACGGACGGAGGCAACAGCTTTATAAACCGCCGTGTTTCCCTGCAGTCCTTCAATCCCGTCATCGCGCCTCCGATCAACTTGCTGGCGGATTATATTACCGCTCGCACTACCGCGCCGGAAACGCTGGCCGCCGTATGGACGGACACAAGAACCGGTAAGCAGGACGTATTCTTTGGCACCTGA
- a CDS encoding extracellular solute-binding protein, which yields MKLTKFHAKWFFLTALIAAFVWSTLRFPDTDLTTEKKPGKAVTSFSMMSFYNDAAPPPEPMAFFEEVQQRTGTDIRMIWVPKAAYTDRVNLALSSGEMPDVLFVKDNKPSPIVEAVRKGLFWEIGPYLSRFPNLRQLNPKTLENLSIDGKIYGIPRSRLLARDAITYRKDWLDSLGLQEPQTIDELYRMLKAFTYDDPDGNGKQDTWGLLSAKDGYMYFRTVVGWFGGPNRWQVQEGQFTADHETKAYLQALKFMRRLYSEGILNPDFAVFSETKKALQEGTGGANIANIENAYNYTFSLEKDSKAVFDILQLIEGPQGIRIPALPGYGGTYLFPKSEVKTESELLKLLQFFDTFMSESMIKLLDFGIEGKHHTVLEGVPTLNRDIPESIASELQIIKELRIDPRSTLPKGREPLALKINRFYDDHAQNTVENPADPLLSETMILRGAELDQIVEDAYVNFIMGRIDEAGWRAEIEKWRKQGGNAVKNELSAAYGKLQSPK from the coding sequence ATGAAACTCACGAAATTTCATGCCAAATGGTTCTTCCTGACGGCCCTCATCGCCGCTTTTGTATGGAGTACGCTGCGTTTTCCCGACACGGATCTGACAACAGAGAAGAAGCCGGGTAAAGCCGTAACCTCCTTCTCCATGATGTCTTTCTACAACGATGCCGCGCCACCGCCTGAGCCTATGGCCTTCTTTGAAGAGGTGCAGCAACGAACAGGTACGGATATCCGCATGATCTGGGTCCCGAAGGCGGCTTATACCGACCGGGTAAACCTAGCGCTTTCCTCGGGCGAGATGCCGGATGTGCTGTTCGTAAAGGACAACAAGCCCTCTCCCATCGTTGAGGCTGTCCGTAAAGGTCTGTTCTGGGAAATCGGCCCCTACTTGTCCCGGTTTCCAAACCTGCGTCAATTGAATCCGAAAACCCTGGAGAACCTCTCCATCGACGGCAAAATATACGGCATACCCCGCAGCAGACTCCTCGCCCGCGATGCGATTACCTATCGCAAGGACTGGCTGGATTCGCTCGGGCTGCAGGAGCCGCAAACGATTGACGAGTTGTATCGGATGCTGAAGGCCTTTACGTACGACGATCCGGACGGTAACGGAAAGCAGGACACGTGGGGACTGCTCTCCGCGAAGGACGGATACATGTATTTCCGTACGGTCGTCGGGTGGTTTGGCGGACCGAACCGTTGGCAGGTTCAAGAGGGACAATTCACCGCGGATCATGAAACGAAGGCCTATCTACAGGCTTTAAAGTTTATGAGACGGCTGTACAGCGAAGGGATTCTGAATCCTGATTTTGCCGTATTCAGCGAAACGAAGAAAGCCCTGCAAGAAGGTACAGGCGGCGCGAATATCGCCAATATCGAGAATGCGTATAATTACACGTTTTCCTTAGAGAAGGATTCCAAAGCCGTTTTTGACATATTGCAGCTCATTGAAGGTCCTCAGGGCATTCGCATTCCGGCCCTGCCGGGTTACGGCGGTACCTATCTGTTTCCGAAGAGCGAGGTTAAGACCGAGAGTGAGCTATTGAAGCTTCTGCAGTTTTTTGACACGTTCATGTCGGAGTCGATGATTAAGCTGTTGGATTTCGGAATTGAAGGGAAGCATCATACGGTGTTGGAGGGTGTTCCTACGCTGAATCGCGACATCCCTGAATCCATCGCCAGCGAGCTGCAGATAATTAAGGAACTGCGCATTGATCCAAGGTCTACACTGCCGAAGGGACGGGAGCCGTTGGCGCTCAAGATCAACCGGTTTTATGATGATCATGCTCAAAATACGGTGGAAAACCCCGCGGATCCTTTGCTGTCCGAGACGATGATTCTGCGCGGCGCAGAGTTGGACCAGATTGTCGAAGACGCTTATGTTAACTTTATTATGGGCCGAATCGACGAAGCGGGTTGGCGCGCTGAAATCGAGAAGTGGAGGAAGCAAGGCGGAAATGCGGTAAAAAATGAATTATCGGCCGCTTATGGTAAGCTTCAATCTCCCAAGTGA
- a CDS encoding multidrug effflux MFS transporter has product MKLTNNSADGALSKNSSKTGGALIGLILLLGSLSAFGPLSLDMYLPALPALAQDLHTNAYYAQLSLTACLMGLAAGQLFAGPLSDVRGRKGPLIAGLVLYALISILCSWAPTIQLFLMLRFIQGMAGSAGIVISRAIARDLYAGKELTKFYAMLMLVNGAAPILAPIIGGQLLKVMEWRGIFMVLSGIGGLLLLGSLFGLKETLPQARRSAGGFRNMLSTFGLLLKDRSFMGYALTQGFVIAGMFAYIAGSPFVVQEVFGKSPQFFSVIFAVNGAGIILASQLTGRLSGKLKDSTLFAMGLATAATGGASLLLVNLAGGGLYAMLPPLFLIVAAVGIVGTSGFPLAMQNYGHHAGTASALLGLLSYILGSLLAPFVGMIGGTDAAAWPMAAVIAAAEAMAVLCYLTLVRVRK; this is encoded by the coding sequence CGGATTAATTCTGTTACTGGGCTCTTTGTCGGCTTTCGGACCGCTTTCGCTGGATATGTATTTGCCCGCCTTGCCCGCTTTGGCTCAGGACTTGCACACGAATGCTTACTATGCCCAATTGAGCTTGACGGCTTGTCTCATGGGGCTAGCCGCGGGACAGCTGTTTGCGGGTCCGCTCAGTGATGTTCGCGGCAGGAAAGGACCGCTGATTGCCGGCCTTGTTCTATATGCGCTGATTTCAATATTGTGCAGTTGGGCGCCTACGATCCAATTATTCTTAATGCTCCGATTTATACAAGGCATGGCAGGCTCGGCCGGAATTGTAATTTCCAGGGCTATCGCAAGAGATCTGTATGCGGGGAAAGAGCTTACGAAGTTCTATGCCATGCTCATGCTGGTGAACGGCGCCGCTCCCATTCTTGCTCCGATTATTGGCGGACAACTGCTGAAAGTGATGGAATGGCGCGGCATATTCATGGTGCTAAGCGGGATTGGCGGGTTATTGTTGCTGGGTTCCTTGTTCGGTCTTAAGGAAACCTTGCCCCAGGCTAGACGTTCAGCGGGAGGCTTTCGTAATATGCTGAGCACATTCGGCCTTCTGCTCAAGGATCGCTCGTTCATGGGTTACGCCCTGACGCAAGGGTTCGTTATAGCAGGCATGTTCGCTTATATCGCGGGGTCGCCTTTTGTCGTGCAGGAAGTGTTCGGCAAGTCCCCCCAGTTCTTCAGTGTGATTTTTGCCGTAAACGGGGCAGGGATTATATTGGCCAGTCAACTTACCGGCAGATTGTCGGGAAAGCTGAAGGACAGCACCTTATTCGCAATGGGTCTCGCCACCGCCGCAACGGGTGGAGCCTCATTGCTCTTGGTTAACTTGGCCGGAGGCGGGCTGTACGCGATGCTGCCCCCGCTGTTTCTGATCGTAGCCGCTGTCGGCATTGTCGGTACTTCAGGATTTCCGCTGGCGATGCAGAATTATGGTCACCATGCGGGAACGGCATCGGCCTTGCTCGGATTGCTCTCCTATATTCTGGGCAGCTTGCTCGCTCCATTCGTAGGTATGATCGGCGGAACAGACGCAGCGGCATGGCCGATGGCCGCAGTAATCGCTGCCGCGGAGGCAATGGCTGTCCTATGTTACCTGACATTGGTCCGAGTCCGGAAATAA
- a CDS encoding alpha/beta fold hydrolase: MPLIDMPLEQLKKYEGINPRPDDFDAYWDRALKEMKAVDPNVELVKAKFQVPFAECYDLYFTGVRGARIHAKYVKPVHTEGKHPAVVQFHGYTGNAGDWNDKLNYAALGFSVVSMDCRGQGGTSEDPGGVKGTTHQGHIIRGLDDHEDRLAFRDIFLDCAQLAGIVMELPEVDPDRVGAMGGSQGGALTIACAALEPRIKRLAPVFPFLSDYRRVWEMDMAKDAYSELRTYFRHHDPQHVREEEVFKRLGYIDIQYLAPRVRGEVLMAVGLMDTICPPSTQFAAYNKITAPKQLEIFPDFGHEHLPGFNDKAMMFLSKL, encoded by the coding sequence ATGCCGTTAATCGATATGCCGTTGGAACAATTAAAGAAATATGAGGGAATTAACCCGCGCCCGGATGATTTTGATGCTTACTGGGATCGGGCATTAAAAGAAATGAAAGCGGTTGATCCAAATGTCGAGCTGGTGAAAGCGAAGTTTCAGGTGCCTTTTGCCGAATGCTATGACTTGTATTTTACAGGGGTCAGGGGAGCCCGCATTCATGCCAAATATGTAAAGCCTGTACATACGGAAGGCAAGCACCCCGCGGTTGTCCAATTTCATGGTTACACCGGCAACGCGGGCGATTGGAATGATAAATTAAACTACGCCGCGCTGGGTTTCTCCGTCGTTTCCATGGATTGCCGCGGTCAAGGCGGAACCAGTGAAGACCCCGGCGGGGTGAAAGGCACCACCCATCAGGGTCATATTATTCGCGGATTGGACGATCATGAAGACAGGCTCGCCTTCCGGGATATTTTCCTGGATTGCGCTCAACTTGCGGGCATCGTCATGGAGTTGCCGGAAGTAGATCCGGATCGGGTCGGCGCTATGGGCGGTTCGCAAGGCGGGGCCCTCACCATCGCATGCGCGGCGTTAGAGCCCCGCATTAAGCGGCTGGCGCCGGTGTTCCCTTTCCTGAGCGACTATCGGCGCGTGTGGGAAATGGATATGGCGAAGGATGCGTATTCAGAGTTGCGCACGTATTTCAGGCACCATGATCCGCAGCACGTTCGGGAGGAAGAAGTGTTTAAGCGCCTGGGCTATATTGATATTCAGTACCTGGCGCCGAGAGTCCGAGGCGAAGTGCTGATGGCTGTCGGCTTGATGGACACGATTTGCCCGCCTTCCACACAGTTCGCGGCCTACAATAAAATTACAGCCCCGAAACAGCTGGAAATCTTCCCGGACTTCGGCCATGAGCATCTGCCGGGGTTTAATGATAAGGCTATGATGTTCTTGTCAAAACTTTAG
- the pdaA gene encoding delta-lactam-biosynthetic de-N-acetylase has product MRKIAIIGATLLVLLTATFTVANGAGYVPYGFGFKRSRGGELPSIAQEGFYSIVQKHGAIFLGDTSKKELYLTFDNGYENGLTRQVLDVLKAKRVPAIFFVTGHYIKDQPELMKRMKAEGHLIGNHSWSHPDLTTVTNEKLGQELEKVKTATAELTGQQEMRYLRAPRGVFNERTLAVSGELGYTNVFWSVAYKDWDTKAQKGAQYAYDKVMAQLHPGAVILLHSVSKDNADALGTIIDDARKQGYEFKSLDQLSKRTYH; this is encoded by the coding sequence ATGAGAAAAATAGCCATTATTGGCGCAACCTTGCTTGTGCTATTAACGGCGACCTTCACCGTAGCGAACGGGGCGGGGTATGTTCCTTACGGTTTCGGGTTCAAGCGCAGCCGGGGCGGAGAGTTGCCTTCGATCGCACAGGAAGGATTTTATAGCATCGTGCAAAAGCATGGCGCCATCTTTCTGGGGGATACCTCCAAGAAAGAGCTCTATCTGACCTTCGATAACGGCTATGAGAACGGACTCACGCGGCAGGTATTGGATGTGCTGAAAGCGAAGCGGGTGCCGGCGATTTTTTTTGTCACAGGACACTATATCAAGGATCAGCCTGAGCTGATGAAGCGGATGAAAGCCGAAGGTCATCTGATCGGCAATCATTCCTGGAGCCACCCGGACTTGACCACGGTGACGAACGAGAAGCTGGGCCAGGAGCTTGAGAAGGTAAAGACCGCGACCGCGGAGCTGACAGGTCAACAGGAAATGCGGTACCTGCGCGCGCCCCGGGGCGTGTTTAATGAGCGGACATTGGCGGTAAGCGGCGAGCTTGGCTATACGAATGTATTCTGGTCCGTCGCTTATAAGGATTGGGATACGAAGGCGCAGAAAGGCGCGCAATACGCTTATGACAAAGTGATGGCGCAATTGCATCCGGGCGCGGTCATCCTGCTGCACAGCGTGTCCAAAGATAATGCGGACGCGTTAGGGACGATCATTGACGATGCGAGAAAGCAAGGATATGAGTTCAAGTCGCTGGATCAACTATCGAAGAGAACGTATCACTAA